One Entomomonas asaccharolytica DNA segment encodes these proteins:
- the zipA gene encoding cell division protein ZipA, which yields MGLRELLIIVGIIVIAAILFDGWRRIRGSRGKLRLDRNLSPYYDNTDAPKAKSKNPTSFLSETENEQEDTPFLSTKDELDHIPSKEEQQISLNLAEEEAQYNKQHSPKPEIDDKPQPIEEVLIINVVALDPDGFKGPALLQNILESGLRFGEMDIFHRHESMTGNGERYFSMANGVKPGTFDLDDIDHFSTRAVSFFLGLPGPKHPKRAFDVMLAAARKLSNELNGELHDDQHSVMTAQTIEHYRQRIVDFERRKLKKKY from the coding sequence ATTGGGTTGCGTGAATTGCTAATTATTGTTGGCATCATAGTTATTGCAGCCATTCTGTTCGATGGCTGGCGTCGTATACGCGGTAGTCGTGGTAAATTAAGGCTAGACCGAAACCTTAGCCCTTATTACGACAACACAGATGCCCCTAAAGCAAAATCTAAAAATCCTACATCTTTCCTGTCAGAAACAGAAAATGAACAGGAAGATACTCCCTTTTTGTCAACAAAAGATGAGTTAGATCACATACCCTCTAAAGAAGAGCAACAAATCAGTCTAAATCTTGCAGAGGAAGAGGCTCAATATAATAAGCAACACAGCCCTAAACCAGAAATAGATGATAAACCACAACCCATAGAAGAAGTGTTGATTATCAATGTAGTGGCACTTGATCCAGATGGCTTTAAAGGGCCTGCATTATTACAAAATATACTTGAAAGCGGACTACGTTTTGGTGAAATGGATATTTTTCATCGCCATGAAAGTATGACGGGTAATGGCGAGCGCTATTTTTCAATGGCTAATGGTGTAAAACCTGGTACATTTGATCTTGATGATATTGATCACTTTTCTACGCGAGCTGTAAGCTTCTTTTTAGGCCTACCAGGTCCCAAACACCCAAAACGTGCATTTGATGTGATGTTAGCTGCTGCGCGTAAATTGAGTAATGAGCTAAATGGCGAGTTACACGATGACCAACATAGTGTAATGACAGCCCAAACCATTGAACATTATCGGCAACGAATTGTTGATTTTGAACGCCGTAAACTCAAAAAGAAATATTAA
- the ligA gene encoding NAD-dependent DNA ligase LigA, with product MLTKEQAILRIEQLRKELNHHSYQYYVLDNPTIPDVEYDRLFRELQALEEQFPELKTSDSLTQRVGGEALPQFNTVQHEVPMLSLGNAFAEEDLKNFDRRVKEGLSTSTDIVYCCEPKLDGLAVSLVYENGIFVRGATRGDGATGEDITANIRTIRNIPLKLQGTGWPTRLEVRGEVYMPRAGFEKLNASILANEGKPFANPRNAAAGSLRQLDSKITATRPLTFCCYGFITDDNELASSQQQALLQLKQWGIPISPELKLATGFTECFNYYQDIGQRRDSLGYDIDGVVFKVNQIEDQQQLGFRSREPRWAIAYKFPAQEEITELLAVEFQVGRTGAVTPVARLKPVHVGGVVVSNATLHNMDEVTRLGLMIGDSVIIRRAGDVIPQITSVVLERRPSDAKPVQIPEHCPVCNSMVERTQLIKRSKGQEHISEGAIYRCTGRLSCPAQVKQSIIHFVSRKALDIDGLGDKIVEQLVDNGLISSPADLYRLTFEQIIDLEGFAETSSNNLLAAINNSRKPDLARFIYALGIPNVGESTAKLLARSFGSLARIKQAYPEVLTSLPDIGLEVAYEINNFFAEDHNQQTLQQLLSYIELQNEGDIAENLTASFTLTDLLKTLTIPFIADTTAERLTKRFNSLEAIIKADKIDLSGVDKLSERAKDSLLDYFKQPQNIAKAKAIEAQLKDFGMHWQSEPKQSQQNLPLAGQSWVLTGTLPTMKRDTAKLYLEQLGAKVVGSVSAKTSVVVAGADAGSKLTKANELGVTVWDEEALTNLLKENGIIL from the coding sequence ATGCTGACAAAAGAACAAGCTATCTTACGTATAGAACAACTTCGTAAAGAACTTAATCATCATAGTTATCAATACTATGTACTTGATAACCCCACCATCCCCGATGTGGAATATGATCGTTTATTTCGTGAGTTACAAGCATTAGAAGAACAATTCCCTGAGTTAAAAACCTCTGACTCACTGACTCAGCGCGTGGGTGGAGAGGCATTACCACAATTTAACACAGTCCAACATGAAGTACCTATGTTAAGTCTTGGTAATGCATTTGCAGAAGAAGATTTAAAAAATTTTGATCGACGAGTTAAAGAAGGCTTATCAACCTCCACTGACATTGTCTACTGCTGTGAACCTAAGTTGGATGGATTAGCAGTTAGTTTAGTTTACGAAAATGGTATTTTTGTTAGAGGGGCTACCCGTGGAGATGGTGCTACTGGTGAAGATATTACAGCAAATATCCGTACCATTCGCAATATTCCTTTAAAATTACAGGGTACTGGCTGGCCTACACGTTTAGAAGTTAGAGGTGAAGTTTATATGCCTCGAGCTGGTTTTGAAAAGCTTAATGCCTCAATACTGGCTAATGAAGGTAAACCCTTTGCTAATCCCCGCAATGCAGCGGCTGGCTCACTTCGCCAACTCGATTCAAAAATAACAGCCACACGACCACTTACTTTTTGCTGCTATGGTTTTATTACAGATGATAATGAATTAGCTAGTAGCCAACAGCAAGCCTTACTACAATTAAAGCAATGGGGTATTCCCATCAGTCCTGAATTAAAGTTAGCCACTGGTTTTACTGAATGCTTTAACTATTATCAAGATATTGGTCAACGACGGGATAGTCTTGGCTATGATATCGATGGTGTTGTATTTAAAGTTAATCAAATAGAAGATCAACAACAATTAGGCTTTCGTTCTCGTGAGCCGCGTTGGGCTATTGCTTATAAATTTCCTGCTCAAGAGGAAATAACAGAACTATTAGCTGTTGAATTCCAAGTTGGTCGTACAGGGGCGGTTACTCCAGTTGCAAGATTAAAGCCTGTGCATGTGGGCGGTGTAGTTGTATCTAATGCCACGCTACATAATATGGACGAAGTAACCCGCCTAGGCTTAATGATTGGTGACTCTGTTATTATTCGTCGTGCAGGGGATGTTATTCCACAAATTACCAGTGTTGTATTAGAACGCCGTCCTAGTGATGCTAAACCTGTACAAATTCCTGAACACTGTCCCGTTTGTAACTCAATGGTTGAGCGTACTCAACTGATAAAACGCAGTAAAGGCCAAGAACATATTTCAGAAGGTGCTATTTATCGTTGTACAGGTAGACTATCCTGCCCTGCACAAGTTAAACAATCCATTATTCATTTTGTGTCACGTAAAGCTTTAGATATTGATGGTTTAGGCGATAAAATCGTTGAGCAATTGGTTGATAATGGTTTAATAAGCTCGCCTGCTGATTTATATCGACTTACCTTTGAACAAATCATTGACTTAGAAGGCTTTGCCGAAACTTCTAGCAATAACCTACTAGCTGCTATAAATAATAGCAGAAAACCTGATTTAGCAAGATTTATCTATGCGTTAGGCATTCCTAATGTGGGTGAAAGTACCGCTAAATTATTAGCGCGTTCTTTTGGTTCGCTCGCTCGTATTAAACAAGCTTACCCAGAAGTACTCACCTCATTACCTGATATTGGTTTAGAGGTAGCTTATGAGATTAATAACTTCTTTGCTGAAGACCATAACCAACAAACGCTACAGCAATTATTAAGTTATATTGAATTACAAAATGAAGGCGATATTGCTGAAAATCTAACAGCTAGTTTTACCCTGACTGATTTGCTAAAAACGTTAACTATCCCTTTTATTGCAGATACCACAGCAGAACGTTTAACAAAACGTTTCAACAGCCTTGAAGCGATTATAAAGGCTGATAAAATTGATTTATCTGGGGTAGACAAACTCTCAGAACGGGCGAAAGATAGTTTACTGGATTATTTTAAGCAACCGCAAAATATAGCGAAAGCAAAGGCTATAGAAGCTCAGTTAAAAGACTTTGGTATGCATTGGCAAAGTGAACCCAAGCAAAGCCAACAGAACTTACCTTTGGCAGGTCAAAGCTGGGTATTAACAGGCACTCTGCCTACGATGAAACGTGATACTGCGAAACTGTACTTAGAACAACTAGGTGCTAAAGTGGTTGGTAGTGTTTCAGCAAAAACGTCGGTAGTCGTAGCAGGTGCTGATGCTGGCTCTAAACTCACTAAAGCCAATGAGTTAGGTGTTACTGTTTGGGATGAAGAAGCATTAACTAATCTATTGAAAGAAAACGGGATAATATTGTGA
- a CDS encoding glycosyltransferase family protein, which yields MVLNNYSGVIPNKVANQLLYIVYGDNLNYQIETKLSILSILRHTKQANFSIRIITDRPTDYEGWPVEILPLNEQLLKDWLGPTNYHYRRKAVGILTALPYAERTVFLDTDTILTTDANQLFTLFTKGQVLVDCIEGNWNQCIHDDLMGKVNKYLIANYPQLDTSLKILNSGVLGVFAEDSSLIEKAIELIDELWLEDPQCRVLEQFCLAMSFDKQRTLVAHNIIYHYWSKKEFFHQMGKCFFEKYGYAYQIDYPEKSAEILTTIIRPSFFKRLMLRLKIRSFPKKQRSGLLKLLYALSLRSNGYEGCQKAAYWLQAMNKDFPRYNPKAYDQFKQGQWPTDYQHIATVKQQQDFLAFLTKQQLIN from the coding sequence ATGGTATTGAATAATTATTCTGGCGTAATACCAAATAAAGTAGCAAATCAATTATTATATATTGTGTATGGGGATAATCTGAATTATCAGATTGAAACTAAGTTAAGTATTCTAAGTATTTTACGGCATACTAAACAAGCAAACTTTAGCATTCGAATAATAACCGATAGACCAACGGATTATGAAGGGTGGCCTGTAGAAATTTTGCCACTTAATGAACAGTTATTAAAGGATTGGCTAGGGCCAACAAATTATCATTATCGGCGTAAGGCAGTGGGTATCTTAACAGCGTTACCCTATGCTGAGCGGACGGTATTTTTAGATACTGATACTATTTTAACAACAGATGCCAATCAGTTATTTACTTTATTTACTAAGGGGCAGGTGTTAGTTGATTGTATTGAAGGTAATTGGAATCAATGCATTCATGATGATTTAATGGGTAAAGTAAATAAATACTTAATAGCAAACTACCCACAGCTAGATACCTCACTAAAAATCCTTAATTCTGGTGTATTAGGTGTTTTTGCAGAGGATAGTTCGTTAATAGAAAAGGCCATTGAGCTTATTGACGAGTTGTGGCTAGAAGATCCTCAATGTCGAGTATTAGAACAATTTTGTTTGGCGATGAGTTTTGATAAGCAAAGAACCTTAGTAGCACATAATATAATTTATCATTATTGGAGTAAAAAAGAGTTTTTCCATCAAATGGGAAAATGTTTTTTTGAAAAATATGGCTATGCTTATCAAATAGACTATCCTGAGAAGAGTGCAGAGATATTAACAACCATCATTCGTCCCTCTTTTTTCAAGCGCTTAATGTTACGTTTAAAGATTCGATCATTCCCGAAAAAACAAAGGAGTGGATTGTTAAAGTTACTCTATGCTTTATCACTTCGCAGCAATGGGTATGAAGGGTGTCAAAAAGCTGCGTATTGGCTACAGGCGATGAATAAAGATTTTCCTCGTTATAATCCAAAAGCTTATGATCAATTTAAACAAGGGCAATGGCCAACAGATTACCAGCATATTGCTACAGTTAAACAACAGCAAGATTTTTTAGCTTTTCTTACCAAGCAGCAGTTAATAAATTAA
- a CDS encoding UDP-2,3-diacylglucosamine diphosphatase, which produces MSILLIADLHLNEERPDITEAFLSFLRTKTQDCEALYILGDFFHVWVGDDAMGEFEHSIARQLKKLSEQGIKIYLMHGNRDFAIGKTFCKLAGCELLKDPTLTTFYGTPILLSHGDILCTKDIEYQQKRRFYRNPFILFLLRLLPLKKRKQLAAKLRAESKMKKGGKSADIMDVTPEEVVKLLEKYKIQRLIHGHTHRPAIHELVANKQPAKRIVLGDWEPNGKVLRITPEGMSLEPTN; this is translated from the coding sequence ATGAGCATTTTACTGATCGCTGATTTACATTTAAATGAAGAACGCCCAGATATTACTGAGGCGTTCTTGTCTTTTTTGCGCACTAAAACACAGGATTGTGAAGCGTTATATATCCTAGGTGATTTTTTTCATGTATGGGTGGGTGATGATGCTATGGGAGAGTTTGAACATAGTATTGCTCGCCAACTAAAAAAACTCAGTGAGCAGGGTATAAAAATTTATTTAATGCACGGTAATCGAGATTTTGCTATTGGCAAAACCTTTTGTAAGCTAGCAGGTTGTGAATTACTGAAAGATCCAACCTTAACCACTTTTTACGGTACCCCTATATTACTGTCACACGGTGATATTCTTTGTACAAAAGATATTGAGTATCAGCAAAAACGGCGTTTTTATCGTAACCCCTTTATTTTATTCCTATTACGGTTATTACCCCTTAAAAAAAGAAAACAATTAGCTGCTAAATTACGTGCAGAAAGTAAAATGAAAAAAGGGGGGAAGTCAGCGGATATCATGGATGTAACGCCTGAAGAAGTTGTTAAATTATTAGAGAAATATAAAATACAACGGTTAATTCATGGCCATACACATCGACCAGCTATTCATGAATTAGTGGCCAATAAACAACCTGCCAAAAGAATCGTATTAGGTGATTGGGAACCTAATGGTAAGGTATTAAGAATTACCCCAGAAGGTATGAGCTTAGAGCCTACTAATTAA
- a CDS encoding peptidylprolyl isomerase, producing the protein MIKLHTNHGVITLKLDAEKAPETTANFEKYVKDGHYNGTIFHRVINNFMIQGGGFEPGMNQKETNAPIKNEANNGLSNKRGTIAMARTMDPHSASAQFFINVKDNAFLDHTAPTPQGWGYAVFGEVVDGMDVVDKIREVATTSKAGHQDVPVEDVIIEKAEVVAD; encoded by the coding sequence ATGATTAAATTACATACAAACCATGGCGTTATCACATTAAAACTTGATGCTGAGAAAGCTCCAGAAACCACAGCTAATTTTGAAAAATATGTAAAAGATGGTCATTATAATGGCACTATTTTTCACCGCGTAATAAACAATTTTATGATTCAAGGTGGCGGCTTTGAGCCAGGCATGAACCAGAAAGAAACCAATGCACCTATTAAGAATGAAGCCAATAATGGTCTTTCTAATAAGCGCGGTACTATTGCTATGGCACGTACCATGGATCCTCATTCAGCCAGTGCGCAATTTTTTATCAATGTCAAAGATAATGCTTTCTTAGATCATACTGCACCTACTCCACAAGGTTGGGGTTATGCTGTGTTTGGTGAAGTAGTAGATGGCATGGATGTGGTAGATAAGATTCGTGAGGTTGCTACAACATCTAAAGCAGGTCATCAAGATGTTCCTGTGGAAGATGTAATTATTGAGAAAGCTGAGGTTGTAGCAGACTAA
- a CDS encoding SDR family NAD(P)-dependent oxidoreductase codes for MRLKDKVAIITGASSDIGFATAELMLQEGATVVFTDIHEDATSPIQALTSVTKSRYIKADVANEGEIANLFAETIKVYGHIDVVFANASIRGNKEPCEELLLEDWQQMVDVNLTGIFLTNKYALKYMLPQGSGAIINNATALGCVGQIGHTVYPATKGGIINLTRSLGITYAAKGIRINAVCPGYISSHTLDYMTPELKADLVKLHPIGRLGKAEEIAKAVLFLASEDASFIVGTSLLVDGGYTAQ; via the coding sequence ATGAGATTAAAAGATAAGGTAGCTATTATAACAGGTGCTTCCAGTGATATAGGTTTTGCCACTGCTGAACTGATGTTACAAGAGGGGGCTACAGTGGTATTTACTGATATTCATGAAGATGCCACCTCACCTATTCAGGCATTAACGTCTGTTACTAAATCCCGTTATATTAAGGCTGATGTAGCTAATGAAGGTGAAATAGCCAATTTATTTGCAGAAACAATAAAAGTTTATGGACATATAGATGTAGTGTTTGCTAACGCAAGTATACGTGGTAATAAAGAGCCTTGTGAGGAATTATTATTAGAAGATTGGCAACAAATGGTTGATGTGAATTTAACAGGTATTTTTTTAACCAATAAATATGCGCTTAAATATATGTTACCACAAGGATCAGGAGCTATTATTAATAACGCTACCGCTTTAGGCTGTGTTGGACAAATAGGCCATACTGTTTATCCTGCCACTAAAGGGGGTATTATCAATTTGACTCGTTCATTAGGGATTACTTATGCGGCAAAAGGGATACGCATTAATGCGGTATGCCCTGGCTATATTAGTAGCCATACATTGGATTATATGACGCCAGAACTAAAAGCCGATTTAGTTAAATTACATCCCATAGGGCGTTTAGGTAAAGCAGAAGAGATTGCAAAAGCTGTATTATTTTTAGCATCAGAGGACGCGAGTTTTATCGTGGGTACTAGTTTATTAGTCGATGGTGGTTATACCGCGCAATAA
- the phaR gene encoding polyhydroxyalkanoate synthesis repressor PhaR: MSDTSTIHLIKKYANRRLYDSHTSTHITLQDIRNYVIEEIPFQVVEAKSGEDITRSILLQIIQDAETDGDPIFSSQALKNIIRFYGPFQGMLGSYLEKTLESVMEIQKQSGMPSTEAWTDFMSSQMPVMQKVMQEYLERTKQLYMNTQNMFGMFPTFPTPFNQNKKKEEN, from the coding sequence ATGTCTGATACATCCACCATCCATTTAATCAAAAAATATGCTAACCGTCGCTTATATGATAGCCACACAAGTACCCATATTACCTTACAAGATATTCGTAATTATGTAATTGAAGAAATTCCTTTTCAGGTAGTAGAAGCAAAATCTGGCGAAGATATAACCAGAAGCATATTACTGCAAATCATCCAAGATGCAGAAACCGATGGTGATCCTATTTTTTCTAGTCAGGCACTAAAAAACATTATTCGTTTTTATGGCCCTTTCCAAGGCATGCTTGGTAGTTATCTTGAAAAAACCTTAGAATCGGTTATGGAGATTCAAAAGCAATCGGGTATGCCTTCCACTGAAGCATGGACTGACTTTATGTCTAGTCAAATGCCAGTTATGCAAAAAGTCATGCAAGAATATCTAGAGCGCACCAAACAACTTTATATGAACACACAGAACATGTTTGGTATGTTTCCTACCTTCCCCACACCTTTTAATCAAAACAAAAAAAAGGAGGAGAATTAA
- a CDS encoding phasin family protein: protein MATFNTDKLQDVQVKNLDLLKELSDKVFEGVEQLTQLQLNTLKASSEESFENFRKLLTVRDPQSFASLQASLSQPAAQAERILEFNRQVYDLISKTQASISKLAENQVNQGGKQVQELVENIVKNAPAGSEPVVSVLKSALEGAGTAYESLQKAAKKVAEMTENNINAATVAADKATKAATSRKAS from the coding sequence ATGGCAACGTTTAATACTGATAAATTACAAGATGTTCAAGTTAAAAATCTTGATCTATTAAAAGAACTAAGTGATAAAGTATTTGAAGGTGTTGAGCAATTAACACAACTTCAATTAAATACCTTAAAAGCGTCTTCAGAAGAAAGCTTTGAAAATTTTCGTAAACTATTAACTGTACGTGATCCACAATCATTTGCTAGTTTACAGGCTTCTTTATCACAACCTGCTGCTCAAGCTGAGCGTATTTTAGAGTTCAATCGTCAAGTATATGATTTAATCTCTAAAACTCAAGCTAGCATCAGTAAATTAGCTGAAAATCAAGTAAACCAAGGCGGTAAGCAAGTGCAAGAACTTGTTGAAAATATTGTTAAAAATGCACCTGCTGGTTCTGAGCCAGTGGTTTCTGTATTAAAATCAGCTTTAGAAGGTGCTGGTACAGCTTATGAAAGCTTGCAAAAAGCCGCTAAGAAAGTAGCTGAAATGACAGAAAACAATATCAATGCGGCTACAGTAGCTGCTGATAAAGCAACTAAAGCTGCAACTAGCCGTAAAGCAAGCTAA